CCCTCAACATCATTTCTGCATCCTTCACAAGGAAGCTGTATTTTGTAATCACAAACTGAAGTTCTTGCGGGCTTACTTCTTCTTGATATATTTTTTCGAATTCAATAGCATTACAGGCCGTAACTTGTCCATCGTAACTCCTCAGAATGTAATCCCCTGGTGTTACGTCGAGGACTCCTTTAAGTCGTTCCTCAAAGATGCCTCCATGCTCCATCGTGCTAACAAATACCGAGCTCCCTAAAAGGAAATCTCTAATATCTGTCATGGGCTGTCCGAAATAAGTTTTTAAAGCCTCAACACATTGCGGCTTTCTTTGATACTTTCTAGGCATTTTCATTCACTCCCTTCAATCAATTGTTATCGGATTCATTCGGCTTTTCGTTGTATCGAGCGTCGATTCGTCACTTACACGAGGATAAAAGCGAGAAGTGAATATAGGAACCTTACCCGGCTCTAGTTCAAACCTTAATTCGGCAAGATTAGTCCAATGAAAATTAAACCTAGTAGATAACTGGATAATTAAATCTTCCGACTGCTTTTTATCTAGTTTAATATGCTTGGTAGAAATCCTTGAATTTTCGGGGTGCCTGATTTTTATCGCCCCTACTTCCTTTTCTGCCGAGTAATCAAACCGGAGATCCAAAACATCTATTAAGCCAGTACTTAACTCATCTTCAATCACGTTCCAAACATCGACTTCTAAAGGAACCAAGTTCGATTTGAACTTTGACATTTTCATTCTCCTCTAAAGTTATTTGGTTGCATAACGAAACAACGAACCGAGATGTTGGATCACTTCCTTTCTAGGATTTTACTTCTAGAGAAATGAATATCACCGAACTTACTGGAGCTGTAAAGAGTACCGTTCCTTTTGAGTCTCTGATTTCGTAAACCTCATCAATCTTTTCCACTGTATCTACGTCATCTGTAAAATGGTCTATTACTCTGTCATCTCCAGTGTTCATTAGTATCTTATACCTCATATCCTCGCCACCTTTACTTCACATATTTTCCGAACCATTCTTCATACGTCATAGAATCAACCAAGCCATCAGCAGATTGCCTTCGTTCATCATCCATATATTCAGATTCGTCAAACCAAGGAATTGTTGTAGAACGACAGCGAACATGAAAAGGATTTGCATTAACCCCAGGCTTATAATCCTTCAAGTCATACACCTTGCCGTCCTGTTCACGACATATCTCCGATGTGCGACTATCAAGAGTAGCAAGAACCTCATACTTCTCAATCCCTGCATCGATGTAGCTATTCTGTGCGGCGAAACCGTGAAAGAAATTGGACTCAGTACGCACAAGAGCTTCAACTCGCGTACGGGTAACGTCCGTTGCGGTCATAATCGCTTTTGTCGTCTGTTGGATAGAACGTCCAGAAGAAAAACTCTTTTCCAACTCTGTTTTGATTGTCTTTAGAGAACCAGATTGATGGTCCCATATACGTTCTGAAAACTCTTTACCGCTCCAGTTATACGTTAATACTTCTTTCATAGTCGCATCTGATATACTCGCCACCGCACCACTGACAACCCCTACTTGCGCCATCCCGAACACTGACTGAAGATAGGCAGTTTGATAAACCTCAGTTAGTCCGGTGTAGGTGTACTGCTGTAAACCGTTCAGTCCACTGTAGAGCTCAACCATCCGCATTTCTACTTGTGTATTCAATGCTTCTAAACGGGAAATACGGGCTCGGTAACTGACCGCATTAAGTATCCTGTCGTAATCGGGATTATCAGCCAAAGACATAGCACGGAAACGTTTTAAATCGATGTTCTTAAAATCCTTCAATTCTTTTGCAGTCAGATACTTTTTCGCTTCTGCAAATGAGATTTTATTATCATTGGCATACCGTGCGTAGAACGCTTCAATTTGCCGCAGGATGTCTTGTTGGGCTTCTCTCAAACTTTCATCCATCCTAGCAATGTACTTGCTTGCAATGAGCTGTGATTCCATCTCACGTTGCACTGAACGTTCTTCCCAGTATTCCTTGGTTGATTTAGCCATCAACCTTCACTTCTTTCGGTGGAAAGGTGCCTCTATACCCCTCAATCTCTTTCTGTTGTTCAGCTTCTTGTTTCTTCAAGCGCACTTCCACCTCTTCGTTGTACCATGGATGATTTTCACGAATGGTTTGATCGTCAAGAATCCCTGTAGATTTACCACAATTATCAATAGCTTCAGTCTCAGCAATGATGATGTCACGATTAAAAATGACATTAACCTTTTCATCAGCATAATCACCTTTACCAGTCACAGACATATAGACACTAATGAACCACAGCATGTGCTCGATGCTTGACTGGAACTCAGCTTCGAGAATGTTACAGTCCAGGTCTAAATCACCGTAACGGTGCTTCAATGCAACCCCTGAAGCTGCATTGTCTAAATCATCACCTTTAGTATCAACGCCACGTCCAAATTCGTAGATGGATTCCCTGGTGCGGGTAATCTCTTTTTCAACGGCATCTGTTTCGATGTCTGCTTGGAGTTTGTCGAGGTCCCCATCTTTGTCGAGATTCACGGTCATATACGTGTTCAGATCATTCAGGAACTCAGCAAGATCCACTCCGCCATAGTTTACAAGCTTATAGATAAACTTAGGTATGTCCGCCAGTAAATCAGCATTGGTGGATGCTTGCGTATTGTAGTTATCAATCAACGATTTGATACTATCAATCAACGGCTGTTCTTCTTCGTTGTACTTAAAATGAATCAGAGGAATCTTCTCCCACACATACGGTTTGTCGTTGATGAGGAAGTGGTATTCCTTTTCTATGCCCGCTAAAACGTCAGGAACAAGTTTACCGCTTTCAAAAACGAAGTACTTAACGCCTTGTGAATGGTAGTATTCCACTTTCTTTTTCGTTACCTTTTTCTTGTCCTCATATGCTGTCACCTCATAAACGCGGGTGAATGAAAGGATTTGCATATGCTCGTTATCTTCCCAATTCGGAATAATTTGTTCAGAAGGGAATTTCTTAAACGACAATTCCCCAGATTCATTAAAGAATGGATGAAGATACGCAATACCTTTATTGATCGCCTCTTTACCCACGTTCTTAATTTTCTTCAATAACCCTCGGTCGAATGTTTCTGTAATCAACTCCCGATAAGGCTTATTCTCGGTACCGAAAGTCGGCTCTTTCGACAACAGATACCCAATCTTCTGGTCCACAAGCTTTTTAGCAAAGCCGTGCGCCAGTTTAGTATTCGACTTCCATTTAATCTTTTGTTCTTTCAACATGATATCCGTTTTATTTCTGTAATAGAGTTCACCGATTATCATATTTGCACGAGTTTCAGCTTTCTCCCACGCTTGTATTTCTTGCACTAATACTTCGTCGTCAGTTATGACACTGTTCACCATGTCGGTTATGACACTCTCCATCCTTTCATGCCAAGGTGCACGGTATAAGTCTTCAATCAGCATGTCGTCACCTCATTTCAGTACGGATACAGAACCACCCTTCAAGTCAGATACCTCATAGCCATCTAACCCGTACCAAATGGCTGAGAACGTATGGGGATCAATCTTAAAGTCATCCGGGATGATGTTTCCGTTCTTGTCTTCTTTATAAGTTAAATATTTCAACTCCCTAACAACGTCTGGGCAATCAGATGAGCAAATGACTTTCTTAAAACGCTTTACCTTCTTTGTGTTTGCTAAACGAGAACCAGCAAACTTTATAGCGCCTTTCATCCGGAATCCTTGCTGCTTAAAGTACTGAATCGTTTTCGG
This region of Sporosarcina sp. ANT_H38 genomic DNA includes:
- a CDS encoding minor capsid protein; amino-acid sequence: MAKSTKEYWEERSVQREMESQLIASKYIARMDESLREAQQDILRQIEAFYARYANDNKISFAEAKKYLTAKELKDFKNIDLKRFRAMSLADNPDYDRILNAVSYRARISRLEALNTQVEMRMVELYSGLNGLQQYTYTGLTEVYQTAYLQSVFGMAQVGVVSGAVASISDATMKEVLTYNWSGKEFSERIWDHQSGSLKTIKTELEKSFSSGRSIQQTTKAIMTATDVTRTRVEALVRTESNFFHGFAAQNSYIDAGIEKYEVLATLDSRTSEICREQDGKVYDLKDYKPGVNANPFHVRCRSTTIPWFDESEYMDDERRQSADGLVDSMTYEEWFGKYVK
- a CDS encoding phage portal protein yields the protein MLIEDLYRAPWHERMESVITDMVNSVITDDEVLVQEIQAWEKAETRANMIIGELYYRNKTDIMLKEQKIKWKSNTKLAHGFAKKLVDQKIGYLLSKEPTFGTENKPYRELITETFDRGLLKKIKNVGKEAINKGIAYLHPFFNESGELSFKKFPSEQIIPNWEDNEHMQILSFTRVYEVTAYEDKKKVTKKKVEYYHSQGVKYFVFESGKLVPDVLAGIEKEYHFLINDKPYVWEKIPLIHFKYNEEEQPLIDSIKSLIDNYNTQASTNADLLADIPKFIYKLVNYGGVDLAEFLNDLNTYMTVNLDKDGDLDKLQADIETDAVEKEITRTRESIYEFGRGVDTKGDDLDNAASGVALKHRYGDLDLDCNILEAEFQSSIEHMLWFISVYMSVTGKGDYADEKVNVIFNRDIIIAETEAIDNCGKSTGILDDQTIRENHPWYNEEVEVRLKKQEAEQQKEIEGYRGTFPPKEVKVDG